In one window of Erwinia tasmaniensis Et1/99 DNA:
- the bamB gene encoding outer membrane protein assembly factor BamB — translation MELRKLLLPGLMSVTLLSGCSWFSGEEDVVTMSPLPTVQNQFEPKKVWSTSVGNGVGDFYSNLHPTWADNTVYAADRHGTVKALNSGDGKEQWKVDLSEKTGFFSSNIPALLSGGLTVDNGRVYLGSERAQVFALNTSDGSIAWQTKAAGEVLSRPVVSDGLVLVHTSNGMLQGFDQLSGNVKWSVNLDVPALSLRGESAPASAFGAAIVGGDNGRVSAVMMNQGQIIWQQRISQPGGATEIDRLADVDTTPVVVNGVVYALAYNGNLTALDLRSGQILWKREIGSVHDMIVDAGRIFLVDQDDRVMALNTEGGISIWRQSDLLHRNLTSPVLYNGYLVVGDSEGYLHWMNTDDGRFVAQQKLDSSGFQTEPVVASDKLLIQSKDGEVYAITR, via the coding sequence ATGGAATTGCGTAAGTTACTTTTGCCGGGACTGATGTCAGTCACCCTGCTTAGCGGATGTTCGTGGTTTAGTGGTGAAGAAGATGTTGTCACCATGTCACCACTACCGACGGTACAGAATCAGTTCGAACCGAAAAAAGTGTGGAGCACCTCCGTCGGAAATGGCGTGGGTGATTTTTACTCTAACCTGCATCCGACCTGGGCAGATAATACCGTTTACGCGGCCGATCGCCACGGTACGGTTAAAGCGCTGAATTCAGGCGATGGCAAGGAACAGTGGAAAGTTGACCTGTCTGAAAAAACAGGCTTTTTCTCAAGCAATATCCCGGCGCTGCTGTCAGGTGGACTGACCGTTGATAACGGCCGCGTTTACCTGGGTAGCGAACGCGCCCAGGTCTTTGCTCTGAACACCAGCGATGGCTCGATTGCCTGGCAGACTAAAGCGGCGGGTGAAGTATTATCCCGTCCGGTAGTCAGCGATGGGCTGGTGCTGGTTCATACCAGCAACGGCATGTTGCAGGGGTTCGATCAGCTAAGCGGCAATGTGAAATGGTCGGTCAATCTTGATGTGCCAGCACTGAGCCTGCGTGGCGAATCTGCACCGGCCAGCGCATTTGGCGCTGCCATTGTCGGTGGTGACAATGGGCGCGTGAGTGCGGTGATGATGAACCAGGGCCAGATTATCTGGCAGCAGCGTATCTCGCAGCCCGGCGGCGCTACTGAAATTGACCGCCTGGCCGACGTAGACACAACTCCGGTCGTGGTGAACGGCGTGGTATACGCGCTGGCCTATAATGGTAACCTGACGGCGCTGGATCTGCGCTCCGGCCAGATCCTGTGGAAGCGTGAGATTGGCTCCGTGCACGATATGATCGTTGACGCAGGCCGTATCTTCCTGGTCGATCAGGACGATCGCGTAATGGCGCTGAATACCGAAGGTGGCATCAGTATCTGGCGTCAGAGCGATCTTTTGCATCGCAACCTGACTTCACCCGTACTGTATAACGGCTATCTGGTGGTGGGTGACAGCGAAGGTTACCTGCACTGGATGAATACCGACGATGGGCGTTTCGTTGCCCAGCAGAAGCTGGACAGCTCTGGCTTCCAGACTGAGCCGGTGGTGGCCAGTGACAAACTACTGATCCAGTCGAAAGACGGCGAGGTTTACGCGATCACGCGTTAA
- the hisS gene encoding histidine--tRNA ligase gives MAKNIQAIRGMNDYLPADTAVWQRVEQILKQVLSSYGFSEIRMPIVEQTPLFKRAIGEVTDVVEKEMYTFDDRNGESLTLRPEGTAGCVRAGIEHGLLYNQEQRLWYIGPMFRYERPQKGRYRQFHQIGAEVFGLQGPDIDAELIMMTARWWKALGIADHVSLELNSIGSLEARANYRNALVAFLEQHIEVLDEDCKRRMYSNPLRVLDSKNPDIQALLNDAPALGDYLDDESREHFAGLCHQLDAAGIAYRVNQRLVRGLDYYNRTVFEWVTDSLGAQGTVCAGGRYDGLVEQLGGRATPAVGFAMGLERLVLLVQAVNPEFEPMRVVDVYVIASGDGVQSAAMLLAERLRDALPELKLMTNFGGGNFKKQFARADKWGARIALVLGEDEVANKQLVIKDLRNGEQQTLAQSDAAATLAALLQL, from the coding sequence GTGGCGAAGAATATCCAGGCCATTCGTGGCATGAACGATTATCTGCCGGCTGACACCGCCGTGTGGCAGCGCGTAGAGCAAATCCTCAAACAGGTACTGAGCAGCTACGGTTTCAGCGAAATCCGCATGCCGATTGTAGAGCAGACCCCGTTATTCAAGCGCGCTATCGGTGAAGTCACCGACGTGGTTGAAAAAGAGATGTATACCTTTGACGATCGTAACGGTGAGAGTTTAACCTTGCGCCCGGAGGGTACCGCAGGCTGCGTGCGTGCGGGTATTGAGCACGGTCTGCTGTACAACCAGGAGCAGCGTCTTTGGTACATTGGCCCGATGTTCCGCTATGAACGTCCGCAAAAAGGCCGCTATCGTCAGTTCCATCAAATTGGTGCCGAAGTCTTTGGTTTACAGGGGCCGGATATTGATGCCGAACTGATTATGATGACCGCCCGCTGGTGGAAAGCGCTGGGTATTGCCGACCATGTAAGCCTGGAGCTGAACTCTATCGGCTCGCTGGAAGCGCGTGCGAACTATCGTAATGCGCTGGTCGCATTTCTTGAACAGCATATTGAGGTGCTGGACGAAGATTGTAAGCGTCGCATGTACTCCAACCCGTTGCGCGTACTGGACAGCAAAAACCCGGATATTCAGGCATTGCTGAACGATGCCCCGGCTCTTGGTGATTATCTGGATGATGAATCTCGCGAGCATTTCGCCGGGTTGTGCCATCAGTTGGATGCGGCAGGCATTGCTTATCGCGTTAATCAGCGTCTGGTACGCGGTCTCGACTATTACAACCGCACCGTATTTGAATGGGTAACCGACAGCCTGGGTGCCCAGGGCACCGTCTGCGCAGGCGGCCGCTACGATGGTCTGGTTGAACAGCTGGGTGGTCGCGCTACGCCGGCGGTCGGTTTTGCTATGGGGCTGGAGCGTCTGGTGCTGCTGGTACAAGCGGTTAATCCAGAATTTGAACCGATGCGCGTTGTCGATGTCTATGTTATCGCTTCAGGTGATGGCGTACAGAGTGCGGCGATGCTGCTGGCCGAACGGTTGCGAGATGCGCTGCCGGAACTGAAGCTGATGACCAATTTTGGCGGCGGTAACTTCAAGAAGCAGTTTGCTCGTGCAGATAAATGGGGCGCGCGTATCGCCCTGGTGCTCGGCGAAGATGAAGTGGCGAATAAACAACTGGTTATCAAAGATTTACGTAACGGCGAGCAGCAAACTCTGGCGCAGAGTGATGCGGCCGCCACATTGGCGGCGCTGTTACAGCTTTAA
- the ispG gene encoding flavodoxin-dependent (E)-4-hydroxy-3-methylbut-2-enyl-diphosphate synthase, whose protein sequence is MHNEAPITRRKSKRIYVGKVPVGDGAPIAVQSMTNTRTTDVAATVAQIKALERVGVDIVRVSVPTMDAAEAFRLIKQQVNVPLVADIHFDYRIALKVAEYGVDCLRINPGNIGNEERIRTVVDCARHYNIPIRIGVNGGSLEKDLQEKYGEPTPQALLESAMRHVDHLDRLNFDMFKVSVKASDVFLAVESYRLLAKQIDQPLHLGITEAGGARAGAVKSAIGLGLLLSEGIGDTLRISLAADPVEEVKVGFDILKSLRIRARGINFIACPTCSRQEFDVIGTVNALEERLEDIITPMDISIIGCVVNGPGEATVSTMGVTGGSKKSGFYEDGVRLRERLDNDNMIDQLEARIRAKATILDAARRIDIQQVEK, encoded by the coding sequence ATGCATAACGAAGCACCCATTACCCGCCGCAAATCAAAACGCATTTACGTCGGCAAGGTGCCCGTGGGGGACGGTGCGCCTATCGCCGTTCAGTCCATGACCAACACCCGCACTACCGATGTTGCCGCAACGGTCGCTCAGATCAAAGCGCTGGAACGCGTTGGTGTGGACATCGTGCGCGTGTCCGTACCCACCATGGATGCCGCAGAAGCTTTTCGTCTTATCAAGCAGCAGGTTAACGTTCCGCTGGTCGCCGATATCCACTTTGACTACCGTATTGCGCTGAAAGTCGCAGAGTATGGCGTGGACTGCCTGCGAATCAACCCAGGCAATATCGGTAATGAAGAGCGTATCCGCACCGTTGTCGATTGCGCCCGCCATTACAATATCCCAATACGTATTGGGGTGAACGGTGGGTCGCTGGAAAAAGATCTGCAGGAAAAATACGGCGAGCCAACGCCGCAGGCGCTGCTGGAGTCGGCTATGCGCCATGTCGATCATCTCGACCGGCTCAACTTTGATATGTTCAAGGTTAGCGTAAAAGCGTCAGACGTTTTTCTTGCCGTTGAATCATATCGCCTGCTGGCAAAACAGATAGACCAGCCGCTGCACCTGGGGATCACCGAAGCCGGTGGTGCGCGTGCTGGGGCGGTCAAATCAGCGATTGGCCTCGGCCTGCTGTTATCTGAAGGCATTGGCGATACGTTGCGCATTTCGCTGGCGGCCGACCCGGTTGAAGAAGTGAAGGTGGGCTTTGATATCCTTAAATCGCTGCGTATTCGTGCGCGCGGCATTAATTTTATTGCCTGTCCAACCTGTTCACGTCAGGAATTTGATGTGATCGGTACGGTGAACGCGCTTGAAGAGCGGCTGGAAGATATTATCACGCCGATGGATATCTCCATTATCGGCTGTGTGGTCAATGGCCCCGGTGAAGCGACGGTTTCAACCATGGGCGTGACGGGCGGCAGTAAGAAAAGCGGCTTCTACGAAGATGGCGTACGTCTGCGCGAACGCCTGGATAACGACAACATGATAGACCAGCTGGAGGCGCGCATTCGTGCTAAAGCCACCATTCTGGACGCAGCACGCCGGATTGATATCCAGCAGGTTGAAAAATAA
- a CDS encoding YfgM family protein yields the protein MEVYSNENEQTDALKNFFAQNGKALVVGVVLGVGALIGWRLWSNQQDSGSREVSAAYQQATTGLDASKPASLAAAAKFASENSNTYGALASLDVAKRYIDSNQLDKAAEQLQNGLKNTQDANLQAVLNVRLARIQLQQKQPDAVLKTLDNVKGDGWTAIVADVRGEALLSKGDTQGARDAWSKGIASDGASSLKEMLQMKVNNLPG from the coding sequence GTGGAAGTGTATAGCAACGAAAATGAACAAACCGATGCGCTGAAAAATTTCTTTGCCCAGAACGGCAAGGCGCTGGTCGTCGGTGTGGTATTAGGTGTCGGGGCCTTAATCGGCTGGCGCTTATGGAGCAATCAGCAGGACAGCGGTTCGCGTGAAGTTTCCGCGGCCTATCAGCAGGCGACCACGGGGCTGGATGCCAGCAAACCCGCATCGCTCGCAGCGGCAGCCAAGTTCGCCAGCGAAAACAGCAATACCTACGGTGCGCTGGCCTCACTGGATGTGGCAAAACGTTATATTGATAGCAATCAGCTGGATAAAGCCGCTGAACAGTTACAAAACGGCCTGAAAAACACCCAGGACGCGAACCTGCAGGCCGTGCTGAATGTGCGCCTGGCGCGCATCCAGCTGCAGCAGAAGCAGCCAGATGCAGTACTAAAGACGCTGGATAACGTTAAAGGCGATGGCTGGACGGCTATTGTGGCTGATGTACGCGGTGAAGCGCTGCTCAGCAAAGGTGATACCCAGGGCGCACGCGATGCCTGGAGCAAAGGGATCGCCTCTGATGGAGCATCGTCGCTGAAAGAGATGCTGCAAATGAAAGTGAATAATCTGCCGGGCTAA